A window from Opitutia bacterium ISCC 52 encodes these proteins:
- a CDS encoding DUF1501 domain-containing protein — MNDFPEKLNYLNRRQFLTRSSLSLGAAALSMMGNPGRLLANNPSAGHGGILGKPHFPAKAKRVIYLFQSGGPSQFELWDNKTMLDQMHGQELPDSVRQGQRLTGMSSNQSSFPLTRSIYDFKQYGESGTWVSELMPHTAKIADELCFIHSLHTEAINHDPAITFFQTGHQLAGRPSIGAWLDYGLGTDNQDLPSFVVMVSKNAGGQPLYAKLWGNGFLSSKHQGVQFRAGAEPVLYLNPPPGLDDHDRGQIIDYMKQLNELQHDSWGDPEIHSRIAQYEMAYRMQMSVPEVTDASDESESTFELYGEDARDPGTYAANCLMARRLIEKDVKFVQLYHQGWDQHSNLPNGIKSQAKKTDQASAALITDLKQRGLLDDTLVIWGGEFGRTNYSQGKLTADNYGRDHHPRCFTMWMAGAGVKPGYHYGQTDEFGYNITENPVHVHDFQATLMHLLGIDHKRLTYKHQGRRYRLTDVHGHVVKDILS, encoded by the coding sequence ATGAACGATTTTCCAGAAAAACTAAATTACCTCAATCGACGTCAGTTCTTAACTCGTTCCTCGCTCAGCCTGGGTGCCGCCGCGTTGTCAATGATGGGGAATCCTGGGCGATTACTAGCTAACAATCCAAGTGCGGGGCATGGAGGAATATTGGGTAAGCCGCACTTCCCGGCAAAGGCTAAACGAGTCATCTATCTATTTCAGAGTGGGGGACCCTCGCAATTCGAGCTTTGGGATAACAAAACCATGCTCGACCAGATGCATGGCCAGGAGTTACCTGATTCCGTCCGGCAGGGGCAAAGGCTCACTGGTATGAGTTCGAATCAGTCGTCCTTTCCGCTCACGCGAAGCATCTACGATTTTAAGCAATATGGTGAGAGTGGTACTTGGGTAAGTGAGCTGATGCCTCATACCGCCAAGATTGCCGATGAGTTATGCTTCATTCATTCCTTGCATACCGAGGCCATCAATCACGATCCCGCGATTACTTTTTTCCAAACAGGACATCAACTAGCAGGTCGTCCAAGTATCGGAGCCTGGCTGGATTATGGACTCGGTACCGATAATCAGGATCTTCCTTCTTTTGTAGTAATGGTTTCAAAGAATGCGGGCGGACAGCCTCTCTACGCTAAACTGTGGGGGAATGGCTTTTTGTCTTCGAAGCACCAGGGAGTTCAATTTCGAGCAGGAGCAGAACCGGTATTGTATTTAAATCCTCCTCCTGGATTGGATGATCATGATCGAGGGCAGATTATTGACTACATGAAACAGCTGAATGAGTTGCAGCATGATTCCTGGGGAGATCCCGAGATTCACTCACGCATTGCCCAATATGAAATGGCCTACCGAATGCAAATGTCGGTTCCTGAAGTCACTGATGCGTCGGATGAGTCGGAATCGACTTTTGAGCTCTATGGTGAAGATGCCCGTGATCCAGGAACCTATGCAGCCAATTGTTTGATGGCTCGTCGGCTTATCGAAAAAGACGTGAAATTTGTTCAGCTGTATCACCAGGGTTGGGATCAACACAGCAATCTTCCAAATGGCATTAAGAGCCAAGCGAAGAAAACGGACCAGGCTTCTGCGGCGTTAATAACGGATCTGAAACAGCGAGGTCTTCTCGATGATACCTTAGTGATATGGGGTGGCGAATTCGGCAGAACCAATTACTCACAAGGCAAGCTCACGGCCGACAACTATGGTCGGGATCACCATCCTCGTTGCTTTACCATGTGGATGGCAGGCGCAGGGGTTAAGCCAGGATATCACTACGGCCAAACAGATGAGTTTGGTTACAATATCACTGAGAACCCGGTCCATGTGCACGACTTTCAAGCTACGCTCATGCATCTACTTGGCATCGATCACAAGCGCCTCACTTACAAACACCAAGGCCGCCGTTATCGTCTCACGGATGTTCACGGGCACGTAGTGAAGGATATACTGTCCTAA
- a CDS encoding DUF1553 domain-containing protein: MGLFAWSASQANEEVSFNYDIRPIMSDTCYLCHGPDETTREAGLRLDLREEAISDRDGEAAIIPGNAEDSLIMWMITADDDEDIMPPPSHPRALTEVEKDLFRRWIDQGAKYEKHWSFIPPEADVPSELVDRDWVKNPIDAFVLKRLEDEGLSHASEADKTTLIRRVTFDLTGLPPTLEEIDAFLADKRPDAYEQLVDGLLERVSHAERLTNEWMDVSRFSDSHGYSQDFIRDMSPYRDWVIEAFHENMPFDEFVEWQLAGDLLPNASQTQKLATAFLRLHPQNTEGGIVNEEFKVEYAAERVQTIGAAFMGMTLECSRCHDHKYDPISQKNFYELFSFFNNVDDSGQISFESSDMPVPTMLLPTQEETSKLANLDLQIKEQEVRVASILKQAEKDYESWKTRLGDRSTDLAAEDALVAHFPLGSDDSTASISNDVDPEGSGSVLFGAQANIKVGPEFVFEESPKGVGVKVNGDDALYFPSVNFFRRATPFTVSVEANIPDAVKEGSLFHFNKAGILYNYKGWEVSLQNGYWDVRMAHTFPYNSIQLISESPVMKDSWQTVVLAYDGSSKASGLKLYADGEPVAMRVERDNLYKNILSNKPGVQKEIGLKLGARWRSKGVPGTVIDEVYVYDRRLSDLEIKYLAGEKTEAENFEFYLGRHHDSYRGALADLAQLRGQRNDLNEHVREVMVMAERSEPVQAYVLTRGAYDAKAEPVSTQTPEAILPFKTVWPNDRLGLAKWLTDNKNPLTARVTINRYWQMIFARGLVGTPEDFGNQGQLPSHPELLDWLAREFMNSGWDVRAMIKLMVTSASYKQDSRANADLLELDPENLLLARGPVVRLSAEMIRDNALAVSGLLVDKIGGPSVYPYQPEGLWSMNKGTYVSGKGEDLYRRSLYTIWKRTVPPPTMKNFDAPSRSYCVVQRQNTSSPLQALSLMNDPQFVEASRALAERVMKASSSVDHRLQLTYRLLTSRNPSSREMFLIKDMYLKLVQSYEKESARADEFFSVGEFVPDETLDKNQLAAHALTATMIMNLDASVVIR, from the coding sequence ATGGGCTTATTTGCCTGGAGCGCTTCCCAAGCAAATGAAGAGGTGTCGTTTAATTATGATATTCGGCCGATCATGTCGGATACTTGCTATCTCTGTCATGGTCCTGATGAAACGACACGTGAGGCAGGCCTTCGCCTAGACCTTCGCGAGGAGGCGATTTCTGATCGTGATGGGGAAGCTGCCATCATCCCGGGTAATGCGGAAGACAGTTTGATCATGTGGATGATCACTGCGGACGATGACGAAGACATCATGCCGCCGCCTTCGCATCCACGTGCACTGACTGAAGTGGAAAAAGACTTATTTCGCCGATGGATTGATCAAGGTGCCAAATACGAAAAGCACTGGTCCTTTATTCCACCTGAAGCAGATGTGCCGAGTGAGCTGGTCGATAGGGATTGGGTGAAGAATCCTATCGATGCCTTTGTGTTGAAGCGATTGGAGGATGAAGGCTTGTCCCATGCATCAGAAGCGGACAAGACGACTTTGATCCGTCGGGTGACCTTTGACCTTACTGGACTACCGCCAACCCTGGAAGAGATTGATGCTTTTCTGGCCGATAAAAGACCGGACGCCTACGAGCAGCTTGTAGATGGATTACTTGAGCGCGTCTCTCATGCTGAGCGGCTGACCAACGAGTGGATGGATGTGTCCCGCTTTTCAGACTCCCACGGTTATAGTCAGGACTTTATTCGCGATATGTCTCCTTACCGGGATTGGGTTATCGAGGCGTTCCATGAGAATATGCCATTTGATGAGTTTGTTGAATGGCAACTAGCCGGCGACTTATTACCCAATGCCAGCCAAACACAAAAACTGGCTACTGCCTTTCTCCGGCTTCATCCTCAAAACACAGAAGGGGGAATCGTAAATGAAGAATTCAAGGTCGAGTATGCAGCAGAACGAGTGCAAACGATCGGTGCGGCTTTTATGGGTATGACCCTGGAGTGCTCTCGTTGCCATGATCATAAATACGATCCGATATCCCAAAAGAATTTCTATGAGCTGTTTAGTTTCTTTAATAATGTCGATGATTCGGGACAGATAAGTTTCGAGTCTAGTGACATGCCGGTTCCAACCATGCTGCTTCCAACGCAGGAAGAAACATCAAAGCTGGCTAATCTGGATCTGCAGATCAAAGAGCAGGAAGTTCGTGTAGCCTCCATCCTCAAGCAGGCTGAAAAAGACTATGAATCCTGGAAAACGCGATTGGGTGACCGTTCTACAGATTTGGCAGCCGAGGATGCTCTGGTGGCTCATTTTCCTCTCGGTTCAGATGATAGCACCGCATCCATATCCAATGATGTAGATCCTGAAGGCAGTGGATCGGTCTTGTTTGGAGCCCAGGCCAATATCAAGGTAGGACCCGAGTTTGTATTTGAAGAAAGCCCTAAGGGGGTTGGGGTAAAGGTAAATGGGGATGACGCACTTTACTTTCCGAGCGTGAACTTCTTTCGGAGGGCGACTCCTTTTACGGTTAGTGTGGAGGCAAATATCCCGGATGCCGTAAAGGAAGGTTCGCTCTTTCACTTTAATAAAGCAGGAATCCTCTATAACTACAAAGGCTGGGAAGTATCTTTGCAGAACGGCTATTGGGATGTGCGCATGGCGCACACCTTTCCCTACAATTCAATTCAGCTAATCAGTGAATCACCGGTCATGAAAGATTCATGGCAGACGGTCGTTCTTGCATACGATGGGTCTTCGAAGGCATCCGGATTAAAACTCTATGCGGATGGAGAGCCTGTCGCCATGCGCGTTGAGCGCGATAATCTTTATAAGAACATATTGTCCAACAAACCAGGGGTTCAAAAAGAAATTGGACTCAAGTTGGGAGCACGTTGGCGCAGTAAGGGAGTTCCGGGTACGGTGATTGATGAAGTTTATGTCTATGATCGACGCTTATCAGATCTGGAGATTAAGTATCTCGCAGGCGAGAAAACGGAAGCCGAAAACTTTGAGTTTTATCTTGGGCGTCACCACGATTCGTACCGGGGCGCTTTGGCTGATCTCGCTCAGCTTCGTGGACAACGAAATGATCTAAATGAACACGTCCGTGAGGTCATGGTGATGGCCGAACGTTCGGAACCCGTTCAGGCTTACGTGCTAACACGCGGGGCTTATGACGCAAAAGCAGAACCAGTTTCAACGCAAACGCCAGAAGCAATTTTGCCTTTCAAAACTGTGTGGCCGAACGATCGGCTTGGTCTAGCCAAGTGGCTGACCGATAATAAGAATCCGTTAACTGCCCGAGTGACGATCAATCGCTACTGGCAAATGATATTCGCTCGAGGTCTGGTTGGGACACCAGAAGACTTTGGGAATCAAGGGCAGTTGCCATCTCATCCGGAACTCCTCGATTGGTTGGCCCGGGAATTCATGAATTCTGGATGGGATGTGAGAGCCATGATAAAGTTGATGGTGACATCCGCCAGCTACAAACAAGATTCAAGAGCGAATGCAGATCTCCTTGAGCTGGACCCAGAAAACTTACTTTTGGCTCGTGGGCCTGTAGTGCGTCTGTCGGCGGAGATGATTCGCGACAACGCGCTCGCAGTGAGCGGGTTGTTGGTCGACAAGATAGGTGGTCCCTCGGTTTACCCTTACCAGCCAGAGGGTCTTTGGAGCATGAATAAGGGCACCTATGTATCCGGCAAGGGTGAAGATCTGTACCGAAGAAGCTTGTACACGATTTGGAAACGAACGGTGCCACCCCCGACCATGAAGAATTTTGATGCGCCCAGTCGTAGTTACTGTGTCGTACAACGACAGAATACATCCTCTCCTTTGCAGGCGCTTTCATTGATGAACGATCCTCAGTTCGTCGAAGCATCACGCGCACTGGCCGAACGCGTTATGAAGGCGAGTTCTTCGGTTGATCACCGCTTGCAGTTAACCTACCGACTGTTGACTTCTCGTAATCCTTCGAGTCGTGAGATGTTTTTGATTAAGGACATGTACTTAAAATTGGTTCAATCGTATGAAAAAGAAAGTGCCCGGGCCGATGAATTTTTTTCAGTTGGAGAGTTTGTGCCGGATGAAACGTTGGATAAAAACCAGTTAGCTGCTCACGCCCTTACCGCTACCATGATTATGAACCTCGATGCTTCTGTTGTAATCCGATGA
- a CDS encoding AraC family transcriptional regulator: protein MGTPLSNTSLKGVTGYQFQEAFFEKHPFARNLFELFEYHPTAYFHAKDTEHRFVGLNQLLCREVFGCDLAEAVLGHTDAEFQPPHLAEAYHAEDRRVMEGGKIIPNEIWLVPHVNSSPKWYCSTKTPLVGAKNEVIGTVGIMYPVETSADRESVFRELTPVISYLEEHFTEDVSMKDMAGLTGLSSTQFNLRFRQLLRMTPTAYLMTLRIDLAQQLLTGTDQNISEIGIAVGFYDQSQFTKIFKKHAGITPKAYRQRIR, encoded by the coding sequence TTGGGAACGCCGTTAAGTAATACTAGTTTAAAGGGTGTTACTGGGTATCAATTCCAGGAAGCATTTTTCGAAAAACATCCGTTTGCACGAAACCTGTTTGAGTTGTTCGAGTATCACCCAACGGCTTATTTTCATGCCAAGGACACGGAGCATCGATTCGTGGGCCTAAATCAACTGCTTTGCCGTGAGGTGTTTGGTTGTGACTTGGCTGAGGCGGTTCTGGGACATACGGATGCGGAGTTTCAACCGCCTCATTTGGCGGAGGCCTATCATGCGGAGGATCGGCGAGTGATGGAGGGCGGGAAGATCATTCCTAATGAAATCTGGCTAGTTCCTCATGTGAATAGCTCGCCCAAATGGTATTGCTCGACGAAAACACCCTTGGTTGGAGCTAAGAACGAGGTGATTGGCACTGTAGGAATCATGTATCCGGTTGAAACCTCGGCCGACCGGGAATCGGTGTTCAGGGAGCTAACTCCTGTTATCAGCTACCTGGAGGAGCATTTCACAGAGGACGTATCGATGAAAGACATGGCGGGGTTAACTGGGCTTTCCAGTACACAGTTCAATTTGCGGTTTCGCCAACTGCTTCGAATGACTCCAACCGCCTACTTGATGACCTTGCGCATTGATCTGGCTCAGCAACTGCTTACGGGAACCGACCAGAATATATCTGAGATCGGGATAGCAGTTGGTTTTTACGATCAAAGCCAGTTCACGAAGATCTTTAAAAAGCATGCCGGAATAACTCCCAAAGCCTATCGGCAGCGAATTCGTTGA
- a CDS encoding S8 family serine peptidase, which produces MTFGTTRIKNILDFTENQVNGIVYTEAQINDALINNTELGHRDAVGHGSTTTGIAAGNGRNSGGKFRGMAPGASIIAVKITSDGAPAHGDQPAETGFYNVNFVTKGIDFIVEKATELGMPVVMLPNIGSNGGPTDGSSQFSRKIDSTVGSGIPGIAFLNGPGDEGGGFNHAAGTIEVGGTVSMEVEKTQAGTLTVDLWYPTIGAGEAGIDVVVKDPAGNSYGPYPSVGGEGERDTQLNVGNIFNYYHNGRDVDFSLSTSQKREIFFQLFDGNGTYTIELTRPSGAVSPVSFQGSLNFSNYAQNPPNAFKTFLVESNIWDAASAFNNISPTNYVLQKNWTDLNGVARSDSDSIGVVGDIWAGSSIGPTFDGRMGVDVAVPGDFVITVYAPDSYWATFDFNKNQEGEGFYGKANAVSAAAPQVTGIVALMLQANPELDQIQIHDILRNTARADQFAGDVPNVTWGYGKVDTYAAVQAPLATVDHVIYFEIKLAGDDPELTFTTVPSLSYKIEYMNEINDLEWQDLISGLIATADSTSHLDTRFNNLARRFYRILQE; this is translated from the coding sequence ATGACTTTCGGAACGACGAGAATCAAAAACATTCTCGATTTTACGGAGAACCAGGTGAACGGTATCGTCTACACCGAGGCGCAGATTAATGATGCACTGATCAACAACACCGAGTTGGGTCATCGCGATGCGGTGGGCCATGGGTCAACCACCACTGGGATAGCCGCCGGCAATGGGCGCAACTCAGGTGGTAAGTTCCGCGGCATGGCTCCGGGCGCTTCCATCATCGCGGTTAAGATTACTTCAGATGGAGCCCCCGCCCATGGGGATCAACCAGCAGAAACAGGTTTCTACAACGTCAATTTCGTGACCAAGGGCATCGACTTCATTGTAGAGAAGGCCACTGAACTGGGTATGCCGGTTGTCATGCTTCCCAATATTGGAAGCAACGGAGGCCCTACGGATGGCAGCAGTCAGTTCAGTCGTAAAATTGATAGTACGGTCGGTAGCGGCATTCCAGGTATTGCCTTCCTGAATGGCCCGGGCGATGAAGGCGGAGGATTTAACCATGCAGCAGGAACCATCGAAGTGGGTGGAACCGTCTCAATGGAAGTTGAAAAGACACAGGCAGGCACTCTAACCGTCGATCTTTGGTATCCTACCATAGGAGCTGGAGAGGCTGGGATCGATGTGGTTGTCAAGGATCCGGCTGGAAACAGTTATGGCCCGTACCCGTCTGTGGGTGGCGAAGGAGAACGAGACACCCAACTCAACGTTGGCAATATCTTCAATTACTACCACAACGGTCGCGATGTGGACTTCTCTTTATCCACGAGCCAGAAACGAGAAATCTTCTTTCAACTGTTTGACGGCAACGGCACCTACACCATCGAGCTTACGCGCCCGTCCGGAGCTGTCTCTCCGGTCAGCTTTCAGGGCAGTTTGAACTTTTCTAACTACGCTCAGAATCCACCCAATGCGTTTAAAACGTTTCTGGTTGAGAGTAATATCTGGGATGCCGCCAGTGCTTTTAACAATATCTCTCCTACCAACTATGTCCTCCAGAAAAACTGGACTGACCTCAACGGCGTTGCCCGATCCGATTCTGACAGCATCGGCGTTGTGGGCGACATCTGGGCAGGCAGCAGCATTGGCCCTACCTTTGATGGACGCATGGGTGTCGATGTAGCAGTACCTGGCGATTTTGTAATAACCGTCTACGCGCCCGACTCCTACTGGGCCACCTTCGACTTTAACAAAAACCAGGAAGGCGAAGGCTTTTATGGCAAGGCAAACGCCGTGAGCGCAGCGGCACCTCAGGTGACCGGCATTGTCGCCCTCATGCTTCAGGCCAATCCTGAACTCGATCAGATCCAGATCCACGACATCCTCCGCAACACAGCTCGTGCGGATCAATTCGCTGGCGATGTCCCCAACGTCACCTGGGGTTACGGCAAGGTCGATACCTATGCAGCCGTACAAGCGCCCTTGGCTACTGTGGACCACGTCATCTATTTTGAAATCAAACTCGCTGGCGACGACCCCGAGCTTACCTTTACCACTGTTCCCAGCTTGTCCTATAAAATTGAATACATGAATGAGATCAACGATCTAGAATGGCAGGATTTGATCTCGGGTCTGATTGCAACGGCTGATTCGACCAGCCATCTCGATACCCGCTTCAACAACCTAGCTCGTCGCTTTTACCGAATCTTGCAAGAGTAG
- a CDS encoding 3-deoxy-7-phosphoheptulonate synthase → MIFNVDDTRIAEMRPLLPPAILIEDVPLSEAVSAQVAASRETISRVFAGEDDRLVVVTGPCSIHDVDAAIEYAERLKPIAEKLGDFLIVVMRVYFEKPRTVVGWKGLINDPFIDNSFQINKGLRMARGLLLKIAEMGLPCGTEFLDTITPQFIADLIAWGAIGARTTESQIHRELASGLSMPVGFKNGSSGNVKIAVDAIRSAAEEHWFDSVTKQGVAAIFQTTGNPDCHLILRGGSNTGPNYDAESVAQAIALLKGSDTNPRLMIDCSHANSAKDHKKQVPVASDVAKQIADGNNNICGVMLESHLKDGAQKYVPGQAEYGLSITDACISFEDTIPVLQELVAAVQKRRDGGA, encoded by the coding sequence ATGATTTTTAATGTCGACGATACACGCATTGCCGAAATGAGGCCGCTCCTGCCTCCGGCTATTCTAATTGAAGATGTTCCATTGTCTGAGGCGGTCAGTGCCCAGGTGGCAGCTTCGCGTGAAACTATCTCACGTGTTTTTGCAGGGGAAGATGATCGCCTGGTCGTGGTAACCGGGCCTTGCTCCATTCACGATGTGGATGCCGCCATTGAGTATGCCGAACGATTGAAGCCCATCGCGGAGAAGCTGGGTGATTTCTTGATCGTTGTTATGCGCGTCTATTTTGAAAAGCCCAGAACGGTAGTCGGTTGGAAGGGACTGATTAATGATCCTTTCATCGACAATAGCTTCCAGATCAACAAGGGCCTGCGCATGGCCCGGGGACTATTGCTCAAGATCGCCGAAATGGGGCTTCCCTGCGGTACCGAATTTCTCGATACGATTACGCCACAGTTTATCGCTGACCTCATTGCCTGGGGAGCGATTGGAGCCAGAACCACCGAAAGTCAGATTCACCGCGAGCTTGCTTCCGGGCTCTCTATGCCAGTGGGCTTTAAGAATGGCTCGTCCGGCAATGTAAAGATTGCAGTCGATGCCATTCGTTCTGCTGCCGAGGAACACTGGTTCGATTCGGTGACCAAGCAAGGGGTGGCTGCCATTTTTCAAACCACGGGCAATCCCGACTGCCATCTCATTCTTCGTGGCGGCTCAAATACGGGGCCCAATTACGATGCAGAATCAGTTGCTCAAGCGATTGCGTTGTTGAAGGGCTCCGACACCAATCCGCGGTTGATGATTGATTGCAGCCATGCCAACAGCGCAAAGGATCACAAGAAACAGGTTCCAGTCGCTTCAGATGTGGCTAAGCAGATCGCCGACGGTAATAATAATATTTGTGGCGTCATGCTCGAAAGCCATCTCAAGGACGGTGCCCAGAAATATGTCCCCGGACAGGCCGAATACGGGCTGAGTATCACCGACGCCTGTATATCCTTTGAGGATACTATTCCGGTATTGCAAGAACTTGTTGCAGCCGTTCAGAAGCGTCGCGACGGAGGAGCATAG
- a CDS encoding creatininase family protein, giving the protein MSRSQIETLPKKESIPVIIGTGSIEQHGPHLPVAVDTLLAETFLERSFALLPDEIQLLVGPTITFGKSNEHSGFPGTIAISKKTLRLQLFAIARQLSSWGFKVLRVANFHGGNSSVIDYTLREISETLDMSAERLQPKFEMDLSEQEATYGFHAGEVETSWLLDIWPESVDMSKAVCEYPAHIDDSGELLPEDAPATFAWVSSDVSKSGVMGDATQGTAEKGKHWMEVCCKAFAVELEKQCKCVNR; this is encoded by the coding sequence ATGAGTCGGTCTCAAATTGAAACGCTACCCAAGAAGGAGTCCATTCCGGTTATCATTGGTACGGGTTCTATTGAGCAACACGGACCTCATTTGCCTGTTGCCGTTGATACTCTCTTGGCCGAAACCTTTCTTGAAAGATCCTTTGCCTTACTTCCGGACGAGATTCAACTACTGGTCGGCCCAACCATTACCTTTGGAAAAAGCAACGAACACTCTGGCTTTCCTGGAACCATCGCCATTTCTAAAAAAACCTTACGGCTTCAGCTCTTTGCCATTGCACGGCAACTCTCCTCCTGGGGTTTCAAAGTCCTTCGCGTCGCCAACTTTCACGGCGGAAACAGCTCTGTCATCGACTACACGCTTCGTGAAATCAGCGAAACACTGGACATGTCCGCCGAACGTCTTCAGCCCAAATTCGAAATGGATCTCTCTGAACAGGAAGCAACCTACGGCTTCCATGCCGGCGAAGTCGAAACATCCTGGCTCCTCGATATATGGCCTGAGTCAGTCGATATGTCTAAAGCCGTATGCGAATACCCGGCCCACATTGATGATTCCGGGGAACTTCTTCCGGAAGACGCCCCGGCTACCTTCGCTTGGGTCTCCAGTGATGTGTCCAAATCAGGTGTCATGGGCGACGCCACCCAAGGAACAGCTGAGAAAGGGAAGCATTGGATGGAGGTTTGTTGTAAAGCTTTTGCCGTTGAGTTGGAGAAACAGTGTAAGTGCGTAAACAGATAG
- a CDS encoding creatininase family protein, with translation MSQLCNAFQDTFWPRLKWPDFASIPEKDKVEVILPIIGFSDLGDGLPLDQEEQVSMSMLMHASQSLHSTMPHLILPPQRYVTGSIQSSFFTMEPDEVYEAIAEIVLSIKASGFRKVVFYNSSPWNEDLLDATARDLRIELGMQTFCIHLSGLGIDLSVQQVDGFLEQGAKRLASLLIEVGAKPALANDGKIPQQKGDA, from the coding sequence ATGTCGCAGTTATGTAATGCATTTCAGGATACATTCTGGCCTCGATTGAAGTGGCCCGACTTTGCTTCTATACCCGAAAAGGATAAGGTGGAGGTTATCTTGCCCATTATTGGTTTCTCAGATTTGGGAGACGGTTTGCCATTGGATCAGGAAGAGCAGGTGTCGATGAGCATGCTTATGCATGCCAGTCAGTCGTTGCATTCGACCATGCCCCACTTGATTCTTCCTCCTCAACGATATGTGACCGGCTCTATTCAATCTTCGTTTTTCACGATGGAGCCTGATGAGGTGTATGAGGCCATCGCTGAAATAGTACTGAGTATAAAGGCGAGTGGGTTTCGCAAAGTGGTCTTTTACAACTCAAGTCCCTGGAACGAGGATCTGCTCGATGCCACGGCTCGTGACCTGCGTATAGAGCTGGGGATGCAGACCTTTTGCATTCATCTTTCAGGGCTCGGTATAGATCTTTCAGTTCAACAAGTGGATGGTTTTCTGGAGCAAGGTGCAAAACGGCTTGCTTCGTTGTTGATAGAAGTGGGGGCCAAACCCGCTTTGGCCAATGACGGAAAAATTCCGCAGCAGAAAGGAGATGCTTAA
- a CDS encoding cytochrome c, which produces MRVNILAFTATSIIAIFLSGCGKLKAPLSSTLTMTVVENTGKISNEISSDQIANLPKSTKRLSFEANGEEKETTIVYLKDVLDKFQPIGDNDLLLANCSDKYQSIFTLEDIEHARPYFVLEVEGQALNEWLSKIGHPQWGPNIINIENAEGFLDPSHKNPWGLAELVVVSRPKALAGWADHEMNESAGRGLDLYLDSCVSCHDTLNGIVGGKKSTRPLNLLAIFAVSNEPYFRGMMTDPQKTNPLAQSMPSYAHWSEDNVKDLIAFLKSTVK; this is translated from the coding sequence ATGCGTGTCAACATCCTTGCCTTCACCGCAACATCTATAATAGCGATCTTTCTAAGCGGCTGCGGCAAACTCAAAGCTCCTTTGAGCTCCACACTCACAATGACGGTCGTGGAAAATACAGGAAAGATCAGCAACGAAATCAGCAGTGACCAAATCGCCAATCTTCCTAAGTCGACGAAACGGTTAAGCTTCGAAGCCAATGGAGAAGAAAAAGAAACTACTATCGTATACCTGAAAGACGTTTTAGATAAGTTTCAACCCATAGGTGACAACGACCTTCTTCTGGCAAATTGCTCCGACAAGTATCAATCCATATTCACCCTTGAAGATATTGAACATGCTCGTCCCTACTTTGTGCTGGAAGTCGAAGGCCAAGCCTTAAATGAATGGCTGTCCAAAATCGGTCATCCGCAATGGGGGCCCAACATCATCAACATTGAGAATGCCGAAGGTTTTCTTGATCCTTCACATAAAAATCCATGGGGACTCGCGGAGCTGGTTGTCGTAAGCCGACCAAAGGCCCTCGCTGGCTGGGCGGATCACGAAATGAACGAATCGGCAGGGCGTGGCCTTGATCTATACCTGGACAGTTGTGTAAGTTGTCACGATACCCTGAACGGGATCGTCGGAGGGAAGAAATCTACGCGACCCTTAAACCTGCTAGCCATCTTCGCTGTCAGCAACGAACCCTACTTTCGAGGAATGATGACGGATCCTCAAAAGACAAATCCCCTGGCCCAGAGCATGCCCAGCTATGCCCATTGGTCGGAAGATAATGTGAAAGATCTGATTGCGTTCCTGAAGTCGACGGTGAAATAG